In one window of Arachis ipaensis cultivar K30076 chromosome B06, Araip1.1, whole genome shotgun sequence DNA:
- the LOC107604994 gene encoding uncharacterized protein LOC107604994 produces MNPITLLVILLPLFAQFLGVEPSRPKLPGKSRSSVKSLTSQISVMGFVYCDMCSNNTFSRHSYFLSGAEVKIDCMFKAVSSKTEEQVSVSANRTTNKYGLYRLEIPSVEGVKCAQDSEVFVSNCKATLIGSSTSSCNVPGYRTTSDQISIKAKRSNLCIYSLNALNFRPSKRDINLCGH; encoded by the exons ATGAATCCCATAACACTCTTGGTTATTCTTCTACCTTTGTTTGCACAGTTCTTGGGAGTTGAGCCTTCAAGGCCCAAGCTTCCAGGAAAATCAAGGTCATCAGTGAAGTCACTAACCTCCCAAATCAGTGTTATGGGTTTTGTTTATTGTGATATGTGTTCTAACAACACCTTTTCCAGACACAGCTACTTCTTATCAG GTGCTGAGGTGAAAATAGATTGCATGTTCAAAGCAGTGTCATCAAAGACAGAGGAACAGGTTTCAGTCTCAGCAAACAGAACAACAAACAAGTATGGTCTTTATAGGTTGGAAATCCCTTCTGTTGAAGGTGTGAAATGTGCACAAGACTCTGAAGTTTTTGTGTCTAATTGCAAGGCAACTTTGATTGGAAGCTCAACCTCTTCATGCAATGTTCCTGGTTACAGAACCACTTCTGATCAGATTTCAATCAAAGCTAAGAGATCCAATCTCTGCATATATAGCCTCAATGCTTTGAATTTCAGACCTTCCAAGAGGGACATCAATTTGTGTggtcattaa